The Flexivirga oryzae genome has a segment encoding these proteins:
- the rpsO gene encoding 30S ribosomal protein S15 yields MPLETSVKAQIMSEYGTKEGDTGSPEVQIAMLTQRIKDLTEHARQHPHDHHSRRGLLLLVGKRKRMLRYLEEVDIERYRSLIKRLGLRR; encoded by the coding sequence AGACAAGCGTCAAGGCCCAGATCATGTCCGAATACGGCACCAAAGAGGGCGACACCGGTTCGCCCGAGGTGCAGATCGCGATGCTGACGCAGCGCATCAAGGACCTCACCGAGCACGCCCGTCAGCACCCGCACGACCACCACAGCCGCCGCGGGCTGCTGCTGCTGGTCGGCAAGCGCAAGCGCATGCTGCGTTACCTCGAAGAGGTCGACATCGAGCGTTACCGCTCCCTGATCAAGCGACTGGGTCTGCGTCGCTGA